The region AGGTACTAATTGACAAATCTGGCCCTCATCAAACTGTGTGGACATTGCATACAAATACAATGCCCTGAGAATCAGAGCGGAAACAAAGACAACGGCAAGACTCCTGAAATCTCGGCGGACCTTTATTGTCGGTTCTGCAAATCCCATTCGAATGAATTCCGGTTTAGATGTTTGATTACCGGCGGCAATATATAATTCGCACTTCTTTAAATCAATCAGTAGTTGACAGCGATGTTACAAAAAGTTACTTTCTTGGAGATAAATGGCTCGCACGGAGGAAAATGGACTTTTCATCTGAGGCAATTCGCCGCAAGAATTTGGCCCTCGCCATATATGTTGCTTTCTTTCTTGTCATCGCTTTAGTGTTTGCTTTCACCGGCGGCGCCATGCCTCGCGAAGCCGCTCACTAAGGGCGTATTTGAATTAAGCGATTTTGAGTGACACGATTGAAGAAGGGAGCCCACAGAGGCTCCCTTTTTATAATTATAGCTTCTCTGGGATTACCTAATCACCAGCATGAAAGAATAGCCGCTATCAAGCCGGCTTTCACTGTCAAAAAACCCCAAATGCGCTCCGTACGTACCCGGCTCCATTTCCAAAATCCGCTTCAGTGTCACGATTTCAAATGGTTTCCACTGTGTCACAGAGGGTTCCGGTTCGAAATCCAGATTTATCATATTCCCGCCCTTTTCAGGGTATAGATGAAAGAAAATGCGATAATCCCTCTCAATTTCTTTTTTGGCATAGAAATCAAGTAATATTGTATGCGTATGATCGCTGTTTAGCTCATAATATGGGCGAGAAAGAACGATAAGGCCATCAAATATGTGGTCTCCGGAGCCGTCAAAGGCAACATAAACGGGGCTCCTGTGAGATGACAAAAAGATTGTGGTCGAAAATACAGATAACGCAATTATTGGAAACATAAGGAGAGCAATCCTATAATGCTCGTCCTTTAGCTTCAAAATGGAATTGGGCAGAAGTAAAATAGTCTTGATCATCCTTGATAGGCGGTTGCCAACTGCCTTCCAATTTACTCGAATGAAAATCTGGTTACAGTATCGTATCGGATAGAAAATGGCAGATGCGACAAATAACGCCCAGGAGGTCTGGGCCGGGTAAAATATGCGGGATCCTTGCCAATAGGTAAATCCCGAAATTAGAGCAAAATATATATATAGAAACAAGAGAAAAAGCGCCGCAAAGACTTTACGATTGATTAGAAGAAGAATAAATCCGAAAATTGAAAGGCCAAAAATTATCTTATTAAATTTATAGATATCTCCCAATTGCGTATAGTAGACAATTTTTTTCTTTAATTCCGGCAGTCGAAGCCGTGAAAGCTGATCAGACGCCATCATATTTTCCCATACAATTGACATGAAAGATCGGATGAAAGATGATGGGTCTTCATTGAAAAGAGTCTTCACCTTTTTTATAAACCATTCATTCCCATTTCCAGAATTGAGACTATCTTTTCGCCAATTGGCCAGCTCTTTGCCGAAAGTATCTCTAAAGTATAACACCGACAGAGTATCAGAGCGATCAGCCGCAACTCTTGTTCCTAAATAGATGGCTGCCGCGCCCGGACCTGTGCCCGCGACTACGAAGCTATCATTTACCATATAATTCCGAAACGCCCAGGCGGTAATAATTGCAGAGGATAATGACATCGAAAGAATGACAGAAAGAATCAGGGTCTTCTTAGGTCGCGCAATATATTTGGCTGGTGTAGTGATGGCGGCGGCAACAAATACTAGTGGAAGGAATTGACCCACTGAACGCGTGAAAGTTGCATAGGCGACAAGAATGCCCAGGAGAAT is a window of Candidatus Zixiibacteriota bacterium DNA encoding:
- a CDS encoding glycosyltransferase family 39 protein, which encodes MADDFCNFTLHDESSLYMVGFGYSFFLSILFLLSGKALLFTLVCQIGVASLSTVFIYKIGRLISGRRLLGIIAAGLNSFSPTALSLNTSFLSETIFFACIVLSIYIYLKIVTNPSIGKYILLGILVAYATFTRSVGQFLPLVFVAAAITTPAKYIARPKKTLILSVILSMSLSSAIITAWAFRNYMVNDSFVVAGTGPGAAAIYLGTRVAADRSDTLSVLYFRDTFGKELANWRKDSLNSGNGNEWFIKKVKTLFNEDPSSFIRSFMSIVWENMMASDQLSRLRLPELKKKIVYYTQLGDIYKFNKIIFGLSIFGFILLLINRKVFAALFLLFLYIYFALISGFTYWQGSRIFYPAQTSWALFVASAIFYPIRYCNQIFIRVNWKAVGNRLSRMIKTILLLPNSILKLKDEHYRIALLMFPIIALSVFSTTIFLSSHRSPVYVAFDGSGDHIFDGLIVLSRPYYELNSDHTHTILLDFYAKKEIERDYRIFFHLYPEKGGNMINLDFEPEPSVTQWKPFEIVTLKRILEMEPGTYGAHLGFFDSESRLDSGYSFMLVIR